A section of the Phaseolus vulgaris cultivar G19833 chromosome 8, P. vulgaris v2.0, whole genome shotgun sequence genome encodes:
- the LOC137826182 gene encoding origin of replication complex subunit 5: MDKEKTSQPPRRMTRSSASSPTSTSNNVIAAKVHNLDPLTINDLFVGGNPISLDDIISDFPGRRSQILEIVRLLGPLNSPMLPLFVYGGPSTGKTSIILQLFRHLNRPLVYSSCRTCYNQGILFESILNQLFLHRKNAANGYANAKRCDRPSDFVNFLREALTNVINNLKEKSEKLVSNKTTEEKIGNMIYLVFDNFHLVREWDNSSTILPLLFNLYDMLKMHEVGLIFISSTSPDTFYSNMGYVEPIPVYFPDYTEGDIRQILLRNQVNQKLYSSFLDVVLKSFYGITKQVGDLSAALKPLYEKYCEPLSDKGKGVAPDQQMRRRLLAHISPYIGPSLNEIFKVSSLSSTEVETRKEEKRKGNPRRLEKSEELGSLDFHMSTSAKYLLISAFLASRNPATLDASLFDSKGGSDNRKRKRKPSEKAMERKETLEEELLMKGPGTFPLERLLAIFQCLVSVSEDEEEPNNDGFVIEGGNGGLMSDVLLQLSSLCNANFIFKGRSCPIEGSTRYRSTISEDLALKVARSLKFPLSKYLYRS; the protein is encoded by the exons ATGGATAAAGAGAAAACCTCACAACCCCCAAGAAGAATGACAAGGTCTTCAGCTTCATCTCCAACATCCACATCAAATAATGTAATTGCAGCAAAAGTACATAACCTTGATCCTCTAACAATCAACGACCTTTTTGTTGGAGGAAATCCGATCAGTCTAGATGACATAATTTCCGACTTTCCTGGTAGAAGAAGCCAGATTCTTGAGATTGTGCGTCTTTTGGGACCTTTGAATTCACCAATGCTTCCTTTGTTTGTATATGGAGGTCCTTCTACGGGAAAAACCAGTATCATTCTTCAATTGTTCAGGCATCTCAACAGGCCTCTCGTTTATTCTAGTTGTAGGACATGTTATAACCAGGGTATCTTGTTTGAATCTATTCTAAATCAGTTATTTCTCCATAGAAAAAATGCTGCCAACGGTTATGCAAATGCAAAACGCTGTGACAGACCGTCTGATTTTGTCAACTTTCTTCGGGAAGCATTGACCAATGTTATAAACAATCTTAAAGAGAAGTCAGAGAAGTTGGTCTCAAATAAGACGACAGAAGAGAAAATTGGAAACATGATCTACTTGGTGTTTGACAATTTTCATCTTGTTAGGGAATGGGATAATAGTTCTACTATATTGCCCTTGCTATTTAATCTCTATGATATGCTAAAGATGCATGAGGTGGGTCTGATTTTTATCAGCAGTACTTCCCCAGACACATTTTACTCTAACATGGGATATGTAGAGCCTATCCCCGTTTACTTTCCTGATTACACAGAAGGTGATATTCgtcaaatattattaagaaaCCAAGTGAACCAGAAGCTTTATTCCTCATTTCTCGA TGTAGTTCTGAAGTCTTTTTATGGAATTACTAAGCAAGTTGGTGATTTGTCTGCTGCCTTAAAGCCactatatgaaaaatattgcGAACCTTTAAGTGATAAGGGAAAGGGAGTTGCTCCTGATCAACAGATGAGGCGAAGGCTGCTTGCTCATATCAGCCCTTATATTGGCCCCTCTTTGAATGAGATATTTAAGGTTTCATCCCTTTCTTCTACTGAAGTGGAGACCCGGAAAGAGGAAAAGAGGAAGGGAAATCCCAGGAGATTGGAGAAATCTGAAGAACTTGGCAGTCTTGATTTTCATATGTCTACTAGTGCAAAGTATCTTCTGATTTCAGCATTCCTTGCCTCCAGAAACCCCGCCACTCTTGATGCTTCACTTTTTGATTCCAAAGGTGGTTCTGATAATCGAAAGCGGAAGAGGAA GCCTTCTGAGAAAGCGATGGAACGGAAGGAAACTTTAGAAGAAGAGCTACTAATGAAAGGACCTGGGACTTTCCCTTTGGAGAGGTTATTAGCCATCTTTCAGTGCCTTGTGTCAGTCTCAGAAGATGAGGAAGAACCAAACAATGATGGATTTGTTATTGAAGGTGGCAACGGTGGACTGATGTCTGACGTTCTTTTGCAGTTGTCTAGTCTATGCAATGCTAATTTTATATTCAAAGGTAGAAGCTGTCCAATTGAGGGCTCAACCCGGTATCGATCAACCATTTCAGAAGATCTGGCTTTGAAG GTTGCAAGGAGCCTTAAGTTCCCATTATCAAAGTATTTGTATAGAAGTTAG
- the LOC137826183 gene encoding ascorbate transporter, chloroplastic isoform X1, whose amino-acid sequence MALGGLLSNRNFTSFTAPAGRRGNLWNDDDPFHGLCQQLPRVAFGNVYQLGKDLSPHRGDISCAFVARYGGQVAKDPFSRGWHGMRFHAREPLNEKVSKAIPTFQDEVHRCSSISQKSIHCMNMKLNARRFQCYLSSDPYSCSLIQQRAVYGLGLSKVGKANPACVHYKSESEVDPLASTEGTGEAILLEGNAPQVSSWWQKFPKRWVIVLLCFAAFLLCNMDRVNMSIAILPMSQEFKWNSATVGLIQSSFFWGYLLTQVLGGIWADKLGGKLVLGFGVVWWSMATILTPIAARFGLPCLLIMRAFMGIGEGVAMPAMNNMLSKWIPVSERSRSLALVYSGMYLGSVVGLAFSPLLIQKFGWPSVFYSFGSLGSLWFALWLKKAYSSPKDDPDLGVEEKRFILEGNVSNAPVSSIPWKLILSKAPVWALIISHFCHNWGTFILLTWMPTYYNQVLKFNLTESGLLCVLPWLTMAASANIGGWIADTLVRKGLSITTVRKIMQSIGFLGPAFFLSQLSNVKTPAMAVLCMVCCQGSDAFSQSGLYSNHQDIGPRYAGVLLGLSNTAGVLAGVFGTAATGLILQRGSWNDVFKVAVVLYIIGTLVWNIFSTGEKVID is encoded by the exons ATGGCTCTGGGTGGTTTGCTTTCCAACAGAAACTTCACTTCTTTCACTGCACCAG CAGGAAGGAGGGGGAACTTATGGAATGATGATGACCCTTTTCATGGTCTGTGCCAACAATTGCCTAGAGTGGCTTTTG GAAATGTATATCAATTGGGAAAGGATCTATCACCTCATAGAGGGGACATTTCTTGTGCATTTGTTGCACGTTATGGTGGTCAGGTTGCAAAGGATCCTTTCTCAAGAGGCTGGCATGGGATGCGTTTTCATGCTAGAGAACCTTTAAATGAGAAAGTTTCAAAAGCAATACCAACATTTCAAGATGAAGTGCATCGTTGTTCTTCAATATCCCAGAAATCTATTCACTGCATGAACATGAAACTCAACGCCAGAAGATTTCAATGCTATCTCTCTTCAGATCCCTATAGTTGTAGCCTTATTCAACAAAGAGCAGTATATGGACTAGGATTAAGCAAAGTTGGTAAGGCTAATCCGGCTTGTGTTCATTACAAGTCAGAATCGGAGGTGGATCCCCTTGCATCAACTGAAGGGACAGGTGAAGCCATTCTCTTGGAAGGGAATGCTCCACAAGTATCTTCTTGGTGGCAGAAGTTTCCTAAGCGTTGGGTTATTGTATTGCTATGTTTTGCAGCATTTCTGCTGTGCAACATGGACCGT GTGAATATGAGCATAGCAATACTTCCAATGTCACAAGAATTTAAGTGGAACAGTGCAACAGTTGGCCTAATTCAGTCATCTTTTTTCTGGGGCTATCTTCTTACTCAG GTCCTCGGTGGCATATGGGCAGACAAACTTGGTGGGAAGCTAGTGCTAGGTTTTGGAGTTGTCTGGTGGTCAATGGCAACAATTTTAACACCTATTGCTGCAAGATTTGGGCTCCCTTGTTTGCTTATTATGCGTGCATTTATGGGGATCGGTGAG GGTGTTGCCATGCCTGCTATGAATAATATGCTTTCCAAGTGGATTCCAGTTTCAGAGAGAAGCAGATCACTTGCCCTAGTATATAGTGGCATGTACCTTGGTTCGGTGGTTGGCTTGGCATTCTCACCGTTGCTAATCCAAAAATTTGGGTGGCCATCAGTTTTTTACTCTTTTGGATCCCTTGGAAGTCTTTGGTTTGCCTTGTGGTTAAAAAAG GCATATAGCTCCCCAAAAGATGACCCAGATCTTGGGGTAGAGGAGAAAAGGTTCATACTAGAAGGCAATGTATCAAACGCACCTGTTTCTTCCATTCCTtggaaattaattttatcaaaaGCACCTGTTTGGGCTCTTATAATCTCCCACTTCTGTCACAATTGGGGGACTTTTATTCTTTTGACCTGGATGCCTACTTATTATAATCAG GTTCTGAAGTTCAACCTCACTGAATCTGGGCTCTTATGTGTTCTTCCATGGTTAACCATGGCTGCTTCTGCAAATATTGGTGGGTGGATTGCTGACACACTTGTGAGAAAAGGCCTCTCCATAACAACTGTTCGAAAG ATCATGCAATCAATAGGGTTTCTGGGTCCTGCCTTTTTTCTTTCTCAGCTGAGCAATGTCAAAACACCTGCCATGGCTGTACTGTGCATGGTGTGTTGTCAG GGATCTGATGCATTCTCACAATCTGGTCTATATTCCAATCACCAAGACATTGGACCCCGCTATGCT GGTGTATTGCTTGGCCTATCAAATACGGCAGGAGTGCTTGCTGGTGTCTTTGGTACAGCTGCAACTGGTTTAATACTCCAGCGAG GTTCTTGGAATGATGTTTTTAAGGTTGCTGTCGTTTTGTACATAATAGGCACATTGGTGTGGAATATCTTTTCTACTGGGGAGAAAGTTATTGACTGA
- the LOC137826183 gene encoding ascorbate transporter, chloroplastic isoform X4, producing the protein MSIAILPMSQEFKWNSATVGLIQSSFFWGYLLTQVLGGIWADKLGGKLVLGFGVVWWSMATILTPIAARFGLPCLLIMRAFMGIGEGVAMPAMNNMLSKWIPVSERSRSLALVYSGMYLGSVVGLAFSPLLIQKFGWPSVFYSFGSLGSLWFALWLKKAYSSPKDDPDLGVEEKRFILEGNVSNAPVSSIPWKLILSKAPVWALIISHFCHNWGTFILLTWMPTYYNQVLKFNLTESGLLCVLPWLTMAASANIGGWIADTLVRKGLSITTVRKIMQSIGFLGPAFFLSQLSNVKTPAMAVLCMVCCQGSDAFSQSGLYSNHQDIGPRYAGVLLGLSNTAGVLAGVFGTAATGLILQRGSWNDVFKVAVVLYIIGTLVWNIFSTGEKVID; encoded by the exons ATGAGCATAGCAATACTTCCAATGTCACAAGAATTTAAGTGGAACAGTGCAACAGTTGGCCTAATTCAGTCATCTTTTTTCTGGGGCTATCTTCTTACTCAG GTCCTCGGTGGCATATGGGCAGACAAACTTGGTGGGAAGCTAGTGCTAGGTTTTGGAGTTGTCTGGTGGTCAATGGCAACAATTTTAACACCTATTGCTGCAAGATTTGGGCTCCCTTGTTTGCTTATTATGCGTGCATTTATGGGGATCGGTGAG GGTGTTGCCATGCCTGCTATGAATAATATGCTTTCCAAGTGGATTCCAGTTTCAGAGAGAAGCAGATCACTTGCCCTAGTATATAGTGGCATGTACCTTGGTTCGGTGGTTGGCTTGGCATTCTCACCGTTGCTAATCCAAAAATTTGGGTGGCCATCAGTTTTTTACTCTTTTGGATCCCTTGGAAGTCTTTGGTTTGCCTTGTGGTTAAAAAAG GCATATAGCTCCCCAAAAGATGACCCAGATCTTGGGGTAGAGGAGAAAAGGTTCATACTAGAAGGCAATGTATCAAACGCACCTGTTTCTTCCATTCCTtggaaattaattttatcaaaaGCACCTGTTTGGGCTCTTATAATCTCCCACTTCTGTCACAATTGGGGGACTTTTATTCTTTTGACCTGGATGCCTACTTATTATAATCAG GTTCTGAAGTTCAACCTCACTGAATCTGGGCTCTTATGTGTTCTTCCATGGTTAACCATGGCTGCTTCTGCAAATATTGGTGGGTGGATTGCTGACACACTTGTGAGAAAAGGCCTCTCCATAACAACTGTTCGAAAG ATCATGCAATCAATAGGGTTTCTGGGTCCTGCCTTTTTTCTTTCTCAGCTGAGCAATGTCAAAACACCTGCCATGGCTGTACTGTGCATGGTGTGTTGTCAG GGATCTGATGCATTCTCACAATCTGGTCTATATTCCAATCACCAAGACATTGGACCCCGCTATGCT GGTGTATTGCTTGGCCTATCAAATACGGCAGGAGTGCTTGCTGGTGTCTTTGGTACAGCTGCAACTGGTTTAATACTCCAGCGAG GTTCTTGGAATGATGTTTTTAAGGTTGCTGTCGTTTTGTACATAATAGGCACATTGGTGTGGAATATCTTTTCTACTGGGGAGAAAGTTATTGACTGA
- the LOC137826183 gene encoding ascorbate transporter, chloroplastic isoform X2 codes for MALGGLLSNRNFTSFTAPGRRGNLWNDDDPFHGLCQQLPRVAFGNVYQLGKDLSPHRGDISCAFVARYGGQVAKDPFSRGWHGMRFHAREPLNEKVSKAIPTFQDEVHRCSSISQKSIHCMNMKLNARRFQCYLSSDPYSCSLIQQRAVYGLGLSKVGKANPACVHYKSESEVDPLASTEGTGEAILLEGNAPQVSSWWQKFPKRWVIVLLCFAAFLLCNMDRVNMSIAILPMSQEFKWNSATVGLIQSSFFWGYLLTQVLGGIWADKLGGKLVLGFGVVWWSMATILTPIAARFGLPCLLIMRAFMGIGEGVAMPAMNNMLSKWIPVSERSRSLALVYSGMYLGSVVGLAFSPLLIQKFGWPSVFYSFGSLGSLWFALWLKKAYSSPKDDPDLGVEEKRFILEGNVSNAPVSSIPWKLILSKAPVWALIISHFCHNWGTFILLTWMPTYYNQVLKFNLTESGLLCVLPWLTMAASANIGGWIADTLVRKGLSITTVRKIMQSIGFLGPAFFLSQLSNVKTPAMAVLCMVCCQGSDAFSQSGLYSNHQDIGPRYAGVLLGLSNTAGVLAGVFGTAATGLILQRGSWNDVFKVAVVLYIIGTLVWNIFSTGEKVID; via the exons ATGGCTCTGGGTGGTTTGCTTTCCAACAGAAACTTCACTTCTTTCACTGCACCAG GAAGGAGGGGGAACTTATGGAATGATGATGACCCTTTTCATGGTCTGTGCCAACAATTGCCTAGAGTGGCTTTTG GAAATGTATATCAATTGGGAAAGGATCTATCACCTCATAGAGGGGACATTTCTTGTGCATTTGTTGCACGTTATGGTGGTCAGGTTGCAAAGGATCCTTTCTCAAGAGGCTGGCATGGGATGCGTTTTCATGCTAGAGAACCTTTAAATGAGAAAGTTTCAAAAGCAATACCAACATTTCAAGATGAAGTGCATCGTTGTTCTTCAATATCCCAGAAATCTATTCACTGCATGAACATGAAACTCAACGCCAGAAGATTTCAATGCTATCTCTCTTCAGATCCCTATAGTTGTAGCCTTATTCAACAAAGAGCAGTATATGGACTAGGATTAAGCAAAGTTGGTAAGGCTAATCCGGCTTGTGTTCATTACAAGTCAGAATCGGAGGTGGATCCCCTTGCATCAACTGAAGGGACAGGTGAAGCCATTCTCTTGGAAGGGAATGCTCCACAAGTATCTTCTTGGTGGCAGAAGTTTCCTAAGCGTTGGGTTATTGTATTGCTATGTTTTGCAGCATTTCTGCTGTGCAACATGGACCGT GTGAATATGAGCATAGCAATACTTCCAATGTCACAAGAATTTAAGTGGAACAGTGCAACAGTTGGCCTAATTCAGTCATCTTTTTTCTGGGGCTATCTTCTTACTCAG GTCCTCGGTGGCATATGGGCAGACAAACTTGGTGGGAAGCTAGTGCTAGGTTTTGGAGTTGTCTGGTGGTCAATGGCAACAATTTTAACACCTATTGCTGCAAGATTTGGGCTCCCTTGTTTGCTTATTATGCGTGCATTTATGGGGATCGGTGAG GGTGTTGCCATGCCTGCTATGAATAATATGCTTTCCAAGTGGATTCCAGTTTCAGAGAGAAGCAGATCACTTGCCCTAGTATATAGTGGCATGTACCTTGGTTCGGTGGTTGGCTTGGCATTCTCACCGTTGCTAATCCAAAAATTTGGGTGGCCATCAGTTTTTTACTCTTTTGGATCCCTTGGAAGTCTTTGGTTTGCCTTGTGGTTAAAAAAG GCATATAGCTCCCCAAAAGATGACCCAGATCTTGGGGTAGAGGAGAAAAGGTTCATACTAGAAGGCAATGTATCAAACGCACCTGTTTCTTCCATTCCTtggaaattaattttatcaaaaGCACCTGTTTGGGCTCTTATAATCTCCCACTTCTGTCACAATTGGGGGACTTTTATTCTTTTGACCTGGATGCCTACTTATTATAATCAG GTTCTGAAGTTCAACCTCACTGAATCTGGGCTCTTATGTGTTCTTCCATGGTTAACCATGGCTGCTTCTGCAAATATTGGTGGGTGGATTGCTGACACACTTGTGAGAAAAGGCCTCTCCATAACAACTGTTCGAAAG ATCATGCAATCAATAGGGTTTCTGGGTCCTGCCTTTTTTCTTTCTCAGCTGAGCAATGTCAAAACACCTGCCATGGCTGTACTGTGCATGGTGTGTTGTCAG GGATCTGATGCATTCTCACAATCTGGTCTATATTCCAATCACCAAGACATTGGACCCCGCTATGCT GGTGTATTGCTTGGCCTATCAAATACGGCAGGAGTGCTTGCTGGTGTCTTTGGTACAGCTGCAACTGGTTTAATACTCCAGCGAG GTTCTTGGAATGATGTTTTTAAGGTTGCTGTCGTTTTGTACATAATAGGCACATTGGTGTGGAATATCTTTTCTACTGGGGAGAAAGTTATTGACTGA
- the LOC137823757 gene encoding ATG8-interacting protein 1, producing the protein MADNEDGGDKTSRGNEWEVVSLTASTYAAAPGPDDVEMNDDGREGSFVQDEAETSRALFMSRHFVFPPSQHENLPVEPDYSEIHDDSGDKDITSKETVEEVNRPSGKDEENLTLPGLEVSEEFEGMHYFDGKINRLTVHGKQFEEGTTLPDFGLIEKGESIYDPAKYTSFQGETTIGGVTEYGESIVEPETTESAEGSNVSPDLSLPKNFSKDKEYNTSDLPCGAWWKRRAASLYSHAKETNAFWSVFIAATVMGLVMLGQRWQQERALQLKWQISINDEARSRVLAPIYRLKDVIVGGHRRGSLVRGSSSSES; encoded by the exons ATGGCAGACAATGAGGATGGAGGGGACAAGACTTCTCGCGGGAATGAATGGGAGGTTGTATCTCTCACGGCGTCGACATATGCAGCTGCTCCTGGTCCTGATGATGTTGAGATGAATGATGATGGGAGAGAAGGTTCATTTGTACAGGATGAAGCAGAAACATCACGTGCTTTATTCATGTCTAGGCACTTTGTCTTTCCACCCAGTCAGCATGAAAACTTGCCTGTGGAACCTGATTATAGTGAGATTCATGATGATTCTGGAGACAAAGATATTACCTCTAAAGAGACTGTTGAAGAAGTGAACAGACCAAGtggaaaagatgaagaaaactTGACATTACCAGGATTGGAAGTTTCAGAAGAGTTTGAGGGAATGCATTATTTTGATGGGAAAATCAATAGATTAACTGTTCATGGTAAACAGTTCGAGGAAGGTACAACTCTACCAGATTTtggtttgattgaaaaaggggaGAGTATATATGACCCTGCAAAATACACTTCTTTCCAAGGTGAAACAACTATTGGTGGTGTAACAGAATATGGTGAAAGCATAGTTGAGCCTGAAACAACTGAATCGGCTGAAGGATCAAATGTATCTCCTGATTTATCACTGCCAAAGAACTTTTCCAAAGATAAGGAATACAACACCTCAGATCTTCCTTGTGGAGCTTGGTGGAAGCGAAGAGCTGCCTCCTTATATTCTCATGCAAAAGAGACAAATGCTTTCTGGTCTGTTTTCATTGCAGCTACTGTGATGGGTCTTGTAATGCTTGGCCAACGTTGGCAGCAGGAAAGAGCTTTACAACTTAAATGGCAAATCAGTATAAATGATGAG GCGAGGAGCAGGGTGCTTGCTCCCATATATCGACTCAAAGATGTGATTGTTGGTGGCCACCGCCGTGGCTCCTTGGTCCGGGGCAGCTCCTCCAGTGAAAGTTAA
- the LOC137826183 gene encoding ascorbate transporter, chloroplastic isoform X3: MALGGLLSNRNFTSFTAPGNVYQLGKDLSPHRGDISCAFVARYGGQVAKDPFSRGWHGMRFHAREPLNEKVSKAIPTFQDEVHRCSSISQKSIHCMNMKLNARRFQCYLSSDPYSCSLIQQRAVYGLGLSKVGKANPACVHYKSESEVDPLASTEGTGEAILLEGNAPQVSSWWQKFPKRWVIVLLCFAAFLLCNMDRVNMSIAILPMSQEFKWNSATVGLIQSSFFWGYLLTQVLGGIWADKLGGKLVLGFGVVWWSMATILTPIAARFGLPCLLIMRAFMGIGEGVAMPAMNNMLSKWIPVSERSRSLALVYSGMYLGSVVGLAFSPLLIQKFGWPSVFYSFGSLGSLWFALWLKKAYSSPKDDPDLGVEEKRFILEGNVSNAPVSSIPWKLILSKAPVWALIISHFCHNWGTFILLTWMPTYYNQVLKFNLTESGLLCVLPWLTMAASANIGGWIADTLVRKGLSITTVRKIMQSIGFLGPAFFLSQLSNVKTPAMAVLCMVCCQGSDAFSQSGLYSNHQDIGPRYAGVLLGLSNTAGVLAGVFGTAATGLILQRGSWNDVFKVAVVLYIIGTLVWNIFSTGEKVID, encoded by the exons ATGGCTCTGGGTGGTTTGCTTTCCAACAGAAACTTCACTTCTTTCACTGCACCAG GAAATGTATATCAATTGGGAAAGGATCTATCACCTCATAGAGGGGACATTTCTTGTGCATTTGTTGCACGTTATGGTGGTCAGGTTGCAAAGGATCCTTTCTCAAGAGGCTGGCATGGGATGCGTTTTCATGCTAGAGAACCTTTAAATGAGAAAGTTTCAAAAGCAATACCAACATTTCAAGATGAAGTGCATCGTTGTTCTTCAATATCCCAGAAATCTATTCACTGCATGAACATGAAACTCAACGCCAGAAGATTTCAATGCTATCTCTCTTCAGATCCCTATAGTTGTAGCCTTATTCAACAAAGAGCAGTATATGGACTAGGATTAAGCAAAGTTGGTAAGGCTAATCCGGCTTGTGTTCATTACAAGTCAGAATCGGAGGTGGATCCCCTTGCATCAACTGAAGGGACAGGTGAAGCCATTCTCTTGGAAGGGAATGCTCCACAAGTATCTTCTTGGTGGCAGAAGTTTCCTAAGCGTTGGGTTATTGTATTGCTATGTTTTGCAGCATTTCTGCTGTGCAACATGGACCGT GTGAATATGAGCATAGCAATACTTCCAATGTCACAAGAATTTAAGTGGAACAGTGCAACAGTTGGCCTAATTCAGTCATCTTTTTTCTGGGGCTATCTTCTTACTCAG GTCCTCGGTGGCATATGGGCAGACAAACTTGGTGGGAAGCTAGTGCTAGGTTTTGGAGTTGTCTGGTGGTCAATGGCAACAATTTTAACACCTATTGCTGCAAGATTTGGGCTCCCTTGTTTGCTTATTATGCGTGCATTTATGGGGATCGGTGAG GGTGTTGCCATGCCTGCTATGAATAATATGCTTTCCAAGTGGATTCCAGTTTCAGAGAGAAGCAGATCACTTGCCCTAGTATATAGTGGCATGTACCTTGGTTCGGTGGTTGGCTTGGCATTCTCACCGTTGCTAATCCAAAAATTTGGGTGGCCATCAGTTTTTTACTCTTTTGGATCCCTTGGAAGTCTTTGGTTTGCCTTGTGGTTAAAAAAG GCATATAGCTCCCCAAAAGATGACCCAGATCTTGGGGTAGAGGAGAAAAGGTTCATACTAGAAGGCAATGTATCAAACGCACCTGTTTCTTCCATTCCTtggaaattaattttatcaaaaGCACCTGTTTGGGCTCTTATAATCTCCCACTTCTGTCACAATTGGGGGACTTTTATTCTTTTGACCTGGATGCCTACTTATTATAATCAG GTTCTGAAGTTCAACCTCACTGAATCTGGGCTCTTATGTGTTCTTCCATGGTTAACCATGGCTGCTTCTGCAAATATTGGTGGGTGGATTGCTGACACACTTGTGAGAAAAGGCCTCTCCATAACAACTGTTCGAAAG ATCATGCAATCAATAGGGTTTCTGGGTCCTGCCTTTTTTCTTTCTCAGCTGAGCAATGTCAAAACACCTGCCATGGCTGTACTGTGCATGGTGTGTTGTCAG GGATCTGATGCATTCTCACAATCTGGTCTATATTCCAATCACCAAGACATTGGACCCCGCTATGCT GGTGTATTGCTTGGCCTATCAAATACGGCAGGAGTGCTTGCTGGTGTCTTTGGTACAGCTGCAACTGGTTTAATACTCCAGCGAG GTTCTTGGAATGATGTTTTTAAGGTTGCTGTCGTTTTGTACATAATAGGCACATTGGTGTGGAATATCTTTTCTACTGGGGAGAAAGTTATTGACTGA